One stretch of Qipengyuania gelatinilytica DNA includes these proteins:
- a CDS encoding glutathione S-transferase family protein: protein MTITVHHLNNSRSQRILWLLEELGADYDIVSYQRDAETNLAPPELKNAHPLGKSPVIEDDGRLVAESGAIIEYLCARHGGEAWLPDRSSSEWVDHLEWMQFGESSFFVPVMLKIMAGRLGDAAAPMMPRVEEQFAAHVDFAEQNISDDLHFVGSDWSAADVMMSFPAEIAVMQGYAEKAPKLARFVEAIHARPAWQRARERGGPYFIW from the coding sequence ATGACCATCACCGTCCACCATCTCAACAACAGCCGCTCGCAGCGCATACTCTGGCTGCTGGAGGAACTGGGCGCGGACTACGACATCGTCTCCTACCAGCGCGATGCAGAGACCAATCTCGCGCCGCCGGAACTCAAGAATGCCCATCCCCTCGGCAAGTCTCCGGTGATCGAGGACGACGGACGCCTCGTCGCCGAAAGCGGAGCGATCATCGAATATCTCTGCGCGCGCCACGGTGGGGAAGCCTGGCTTCCCGATCGGTCGAGTTCCGAATGGGTGGATCACCTCGAATGGATGCAGTTCGGGGAAAGCTCGTTCTTCGTACCCGTCATGCTTAAGATCATGGCGGGTCGCCTCGGCGATGCGGCAGCCCCGATGATGCCCCGCGTGGAAGAACAGTTTGCCGCGCATGTGGACTTCGCGGAACAGAATATCTCCGATGACCTGCACTTTGTCGGTTCGGACTGGAGCGCGGCGGATGTGATGATGAGTTTTCCCGCAGAAATTGCAGTCATGCAGGGCTATGCGGAGAAGGCGCCCAAGCTCGCCCGCTTCGTCGAAGCGATCCATGCCCGTCCGGCGTGGCAGCGTGCCCGTGAGCGCGGCGGACCCTACTTCATCTGGTAG
- a CDS encoding DUF2062 domain-containing protein, whose amino-acid sequence MPTREEMARNKYLKPIAHRFLTPELWRFTRRSVPRGVALGLFAAFIVPIGQIFLAAFLALPARANVPLSALVTFVTNPFTLPFWLFFANKTGGFVLNIDRAMGARAGHLAEDGGALARWLEVGGVTAFGFLVLAIVSAGVGYLVASFAWRFVVARRRRKRLVAMEKRLDERMGEKGE is encoded by the coding sequence ATGCCCACGCGCGAAGAAATGGCGCGCAACAAATATCTCAAGCCCATTGCCCATCGCTTCCTGACGCCGGAACTCTGGCGCTTCACGCGGCGCAGCGTGCCGCGCGGTGTCGCGCTGGGGCTGTTCGCTGCATTCATCGTGCCGATCGGGCAGATTTTCCTCGCGGCATTCCTTGCCCTGCCGGCGCGTGCGAATGTGCCGTTGAGCGCGCTTGTGACCTTCGTGACCAATCCTTTCACCCTCCCATTCTGGCTGTTCTTCGCCAACAAGACGGGTGGCTTTGTCCTCAACATCGATCGCGCCATGGGGGCACGGGCCGGTCACCTTGCCGAAGACGGTGGCGCACTCGCGCGCTGGCTCGAGGTCGGCGGCGTGACGGCTTTCGGCTTCCTGGTGCTCGCTATCGTCAGCGCCGGCGTGGGATATCTGGTGGCAAGTTTCGCGTGGCGCTTTGTCGTTGCGCGCCGCCGTCGTAAGCGTCTCGTCGCGATGGAAAAGCGTCTCGACGAGCGTATGGGGGAGAAGGGCGAGTGA
- a CDS encoding DUF4139 domain-containing protein codes for MRVRSYSFAATIALLGAAPLLAQSTEQALENPDQTAQGDVSITIYNGGRSLVQDVRQLSIPAGQTTIAFPDVSARIQPETLSFAAAGTSIVEQNFDFDLLTPSKLMEKAIGKTITLVRTNPATGVETRERATVLSTAGGVVVKIGDRIEVLRDDGLPVRAIFDRVPSNLRARPTLSVTLDSTRSGTRPASIRYLTSGLGWSADYVALFDEGNSTVDMQGWVTLTNQTGTTFKDADLLLVAGDATGGNGRRPQPRSMRTPGTEAAERESLGEFYLYPIEERTTVANAQTKQVSFLDVQGVPARRRYERRVGWLVRDEQPVAASSAISFNTARDQGLGDALPAGTVRFYQRDRQGTPQFIGEAGIGHTPMGSDLFLRTGDAFDVYVQAEVEKREEIDKDEWEKTNRYRVLEDGEVAREVEVERKIKYYRTTMRYTFYNAKSSPVNVEFYQDGLYRGWWSRDYRVVSEDVTGEQQGPSTRKWDVRVPAADKRVVRVVYETKY; via the coding sequence ATGAGGGTACGCAGTTATTCGTTCGCAGCCACGATCGCACTTCTGGGCGCGGCACCTTTGCTCGCCCAGTCGACCGAGCAGGCGCTGGAAAACCCTGACCAGACCGCGCAGGGCGATGTCTCGATCACGATCTACAATGGCGGGCGCAGCCTGGTGCAGGACGTTCGCCAGCTGTCTATTCCTGCCGGACAGACGACCATTGCATTCCCCGATGTTTCGGCCCGCATCCAGCCCGAGACGCTGAGCTTTGCTGCGGCAGGCACCTCGATCGTCGAACAGAATTTTGATTTCGACCTGCTGACGCCGTCCAAGCTCATGGAAAAGGCGATCGGCAAGACGATCACGCTGGTGCGGACCAATCCGGCCACCGGAGTGGAAACCCGTGAACGGGCGACCGTGCTGTCGACTGCCGGTGGCGTGGTGGTGAAGATCGGCGACCGAATCGAGGTGCTGCGTGACGATGGCCTGCCGGTCCGCGCAATCTTCGACCGCGTGCCTTCAAACCTGCGTGCCCGGCCGACGCTGTCCGTCACGCTCGATTCGACCCGCTCGGGTACGCGCCCGGCCTCCATCCGTTACCTCACCTCGGGACTTGGCTGGTCGGCTGACTATGTCGCCCTCTTCGACGAGGGCAACAGCACCGTCGACATGCAGGGCTGGGTCACACTGACCAACCAGACCGGCACGACGTTCAAGGACGCGGACCTGCTGCTGGTTGCTGGTGATGCGACCGGCGGAAACGGCCGCCGTCCGCAGCCGCGCAGCATGCGTACGCCGGGTACCGAAGCGGCCGAGCGCGAATCGCTGGGTGAATTCTATCTCTACCCGATCGAGGAACGCACCACGGTCGCCAATGCGCAGACCAAGCAGGTCAGCTTCCTCGATGTGCAGGGCGTTCCGGCCCGCCGCCGCTACGAACGCCGTGTGGGTTGGCTGGTCCGCGACGAACAGCCCGTCGCGGCGAGCAGTGCGATCTCTTTCAACACCGCGCGCGACCAGGGGCTGGGCGATGCCCTGCCTGCAGGAACCGTGCGGTTCTACCAGCGCGACCGTCAGGGTACCCCGCAATTCATCGGCGAGGCCGGTATCGGCCACACGCCGATGGGCAGCGACCTGTTCCTGCGCACCGGCGATGCCTTCGACGTCTATGTCCAGGCCGAGGTCGAGAAGCGCGAGGAAATCGACAAGGACGAATGGGAAAAGACGAACCGGTATCGCGTTCTCGAGGACGGCGAGGTTGCCCGCGAAGTCGAGGTCGAGCGGAAGATCAAATATTACCGCACGACCATGCGGTACACCTTCTATAACGCGAAGAGCTCGCCGGTGAATGTCGAGTTCTACCAGGATGGTCTCTATCGCGGGTGGTGGTCGCGCGACTATCGCGTCGTCTCGGAGGACGTGACGGGCGAACAGCAGGGCCCCTCGACCCGCAAGTGGGACGTGCGCGTGCCTGCAGCGGACAAGCGCGTTGTCCGGGTGGTTTACGAAACGAAGTATTGA
- the recA gene encoding recombinase RecA produces the protein MAASLKLVEGKKVDADRQKALDAALAQIDRAFGKGSAMKLGQKEAMNVEAISTGSLGLDIALGIGGLPKGRVIEVYGPESSGKTTLALHAIAEAQKAGGTAAFVDAEHALDPVYAKKLGVDVDELIVSQPDTGEQALEITDTLVRSNAIDILVVDSVAALVPRAEIEGEMGDSHVGLQARLMSQSLRKLTGSINRSKCMVIFINQLRMKIGVMYGNPETTTGGNALKFYASVRLDIRRTGQIKDRDEVIGNSTRVKVVKNKVAPPFKQVEFDIMYGEGISKIGEILDLGVKAGVVEKSGSWFSYDSVRIGQGRENAKTFLKENPEMCAKLEAAIRGKTDEVAEEMMTGPDAED, from the coding sequence ATGGCGGCTAGTCTGAAGCTTGTAGAAGGAAAGAAAGTGGACGCAGACCGTCAGAAGGCATTGGACGCCGCCCTCGCGCAGATCGATCGCGCATTCGGCAAGGGCTCGGCAATGAAGCTCGGCCAGAAGGAAGCGATGAATGTGGAGGCCATCTCCACCGGTTCGCTCGGCCTCGATATCGCACTCGGCATCGGCGGCCTTCCCAAGGGCCGCGTGATCGAAGTTTACGGCCCGGAAAGCTCAGGCAAGACCACGCTCGCGCTGCATGCCATTGCCGAAGCGCAAAAGGCTGGCGGCACCGCCGCATTCGTCGACGCTGAACATGCGCTCGATCCCGTCTATGCCAAGAAGCTGGGCGTGGACGTCGATGAGTTGATCGTCTCGCAGCCCGATACCGGCGAACAGGCGCTCGAAATTACCGACACGCTGGTGCGCTCCAACGCGATCGACATCCTCGTGGTCGACTCGGTTGCCGCCCTCGTGCCGCGCGCTGAAATCGAAGGCGAGATGGGCGACAGCCATGTCGGCCTCCAGGCGCGCCTCATGTCGCAGTCGCTGCGCAAGCTGACCGGCTCGATCAACCGTTCCAAGTGCATGGTGATCTTCATCAACCAGCTGCGCATGAAGATCGGCGTGATGTACGGTAACCCCGAAACCACCACCGGTGGTAACGCGCTCAAGTTCTACGCCTCGGTCCGCCTCGACATCCGTCGCACCGGCCAGATCAAGGATCGTGACGAGGTGATTGGCAACTCGACACGTGTGAAGGTGGTCAAGAACAAGGTCGCCCCTCCGTTCAAGCAGGTCGAATTCGATATCATGTATGGCGAAGGCATCTCCAAGATCGGCGAGATCCTCGATCTGGGCGTGAAGGCCGGCGTGGTCGAAAAGTCGGGCAGCTGGTTCAGCTACGACAGCGTCCGTATCGGCCAGGGCCGCGAGAATGCGAAGACCTTCCTCAAGGAAAACCCCGAAATGTGCGCCAAGTTGGAAGCTGCGATCCGCGGCAAAACCGACGAGGTCGCCGAAGAGATGATGACTGGTCCGGACGCGGAAGACTGA
- a CDS encoding hybrid sensor histidine kinase/response regulator produces the protein MSFVSDETPQGLPPLPLLLGIILAFVVSVGVVWLAAGTSLAAVAYGGGLLAILFALLLAARLRTAPVSSEPGQPDWSVTAAAIRNSHRAVAIVDRANRLTCSNETFEEWFGGDTPPHELEFGEESRQKLLDAQRQAWREGNAKCEGLRLSSGERSFVLKIERVGRGEDYLVWRFAEIVRQKSYEGIAERVSGPFGAMMSRAGIELALVAPDGIVQAATPGLGERATGAKNTSLAGQEFVQLLRSDDRDRIFFAREGQQGTPQTLVHVPLDARQTGSDLPPDQAPSLMLLVDSGVGIGGGWQSSGKAAIPQLEALLSALPLGLALTDRDGRFLFANKAFLRAVERESQGLPQFPSDLVVREDKSAMADTVRRFAKGATSSGDMAVRLAGDKEEPVSIGLAGVRGLGEAAVLLSISDSTEEKRLRRQVAQATKMQAVGQLAGGVAHDFNNVLTAIIGYCDLMLLRHTPGDSDYDDIQQIKANSNRAASLTRQLLAFSRQQTLRPVVLQMPDVVSEVSQLLKRLMGEKIEFTVRHDRELGAVRADPQQLEQVIINLAVNARDAMQAHAEKTGKQDWKGRLTLATRRISARDVRKMGIDIMPADDYTVLIVQDTGGGIPEQHLNKIFEPFFTTKEQGKGTGLGLSTVYGIVKQSNGFIFADNVSGADGSPAGARFTVYLPVHKGELPEIQRKEEQEEAKASEWSGGGNLLLVEDEDMVRAVAERALARAGYQVTTARDGEEGLAAIANGNTEFDLIVSDVVMPAMDGPAMARAIRKVKPRIPILFMSGYAEETLRNEIDIDNMHFIPKPFSVQQINAKVSEVLGEQVKVDA, from the coding sequence GTGAGTTTCGTCAGCGACGAAACCCCGCAAGGCCTGCCGCCACTGCCGCTCCTGCTGGGTATCATCCTGGCATTCGTCGTTTCGGTCGGGGTCGTCTGGCTTGCGGCGGGTACATCGCTTGCAGCGGTTGCCTATGGCGGCGGATTGCTGGCGATCCTGTTCGCATTGCTGCTTGCAGCGCGGCTGCGCACGGCGCCGGTATCGAGCGAGCCGGGCCAGCCCGATTGGTCCGTCACTGCCGCTGCCATCCGCAATTCGCATCGTGCCGTGGCCATCGTCGACCGCGCCAATCGCCTGACCTGTTCGAACGAGACGTTCGAAGAATGGTTCGGCGGAGATACGCCGCCGCATGAACTCGAGTTCGGCGAGGAATCCCGGCAGAAGCTGCTCGATGCTCAAAGGCAGGCATGGCGGGAAGGCAACGCCAAGTGCGAGGGGCTGCGCCTTTCATCGGGTGAACGCTCTTTCGTCCTGAAGATCGAGCGCGTCGGTCGCGGCGAGGATTACCTTGTCTGGCGCTTTGCCGAAATCGTCCGCCAGAAATCCTACGAGGGTATCGCGGAGCGGGTTTCCGGCCCCTTCGGCGCGATGATGTCGCGTGCAGGTATCGAACTCGCGCTGGTTGCCCCTGATGGCATCGTCCAGGCTGCCACTCCGGGCCTTGGCGAGCGGGCGACCGGTGCCAAGAACACCTCGCTGGCAGGCCAGGAATTCGTCCAGCTGCTGCGCTCCGACGATCGCGACCGCATTTTCTTCGCTCGCGAAGGGCAGCAGGGCACGCCGCAAACGCTGGTCCACGTGCCGCTCGATGCGCGCCAGACCGGCAGCGATCTGCCGCCCGACCAGGCGCCATCGCTCATGCTGCTGGTCGATAGTGGCGTCGGCATCGGCGGTGGCTGGCAGAGCAGCGGCAAGGCAGCGATTCCCCAGCTCGAGGCGCTGCTGTCGGCCCTGCCGCTCGGCCTCGCGCTGACCGACCGCGACGGGCGCTTCCTCTTCGCCAACAAGGCATTCCTGCGCGCGGTTGAACGCGAGAGCCAAGGCCTGCCGCAATTCCCGTCCGATCTCGTCGTACGCGAGGACAAGTCGGCCATGGCCGATACTGTGCGCCGCTTCGCCAAGGGAGCTACCTCCAGCGGTGACATGGCCGTGAGGCTGGCGGGCGACAAGGAAGAGCCGGTGTCGATCGGGCTCGCAGGCGTTCGCGGGCTGGGCGAGGCGGCCGTGCTGCTTTCGATCAGCGATTCCACCGAAGAAAAGCGCCTGCGCCGCCAGGTCGCGCAAGCCACCAAGATGCAGGCTGTCGGCCAGCTGGCAGGGGGCGTCGCGCACGACTTCAACAACGTGCTGACCGCGATTATCGGCTATTGCGATCTCATGCTTCTGCGCCACACGCCGGGCGACAGCGATTACGATGACATCCAGCAGATCAAGGCGAACTCGAATCGCGCCGCCAGCCTGACGCGCCAGCTGCTCGCCTTCAGCCGCCAGCAGACGCTGCGACCCGTCGTGCTCCAGATGCCCGACGTGGTCAGCGAGGTCAGCCAGCTCTTGAAGCGCCTCATGGGCGAGAAGATCGAGTTCACCGTGCGCCACGACCGCGAGCTCGGTGCCGTCCGCGCCGACCCGCAGCAGCTCGAACAGGTCATCATCAACCTTGCCGTGAATGCGCGCGATGCGATGCAGGCGCATGCCGAAAAGACCGGCAAGCAGGACTGGAAGGGCAGGCTCACGCTGGCTACCCGACGCATCTCGGCGCGCGATGTGCGCAAGATGGGCATCGATATCATGCCCGCCGACGACTACACCGTGCTGATCGTGCAGGACACGGGCGGCGGCATTCCCGAACAGCACCTCAACAAGATTTTCGAACCCTTCTTCACGACGAAGGAGCAGGGCAAGGGTACCGGCCTCGGCCTGTCGACCGTTTATGGTATCGTGAAGCAGTCCAACGGATTCATCTTCGCCGACAATGTCAGCGGTGCCGATGGATCGCCGGCCGGTGCGCGGTTCACCGTCTACCTGCCGGTCCACAAGGGCGAACTGCCCGAAATCCAGCGCAAGGAAGAGCAGGAAGAAGCCAAGGCCAGCGAATGGTCGGGCGGCGGCAACCTGCTGCTGGTAGAGGATGAGGACATGGTCCGCGCCGTCGCCGAACGCGCACTCGCCCGTGCAGGCTACCAGGTGACCACTGCGCGCGATGGCGAGGAAGGCCTTGCCGCCATCGCCAATGGCAATACCGAATTCGACCTGATTGTTTCCGACGTGGTCATGCCCGCGATGGACGGCCCGGCCATGGCCCGCGCGATCCGCAAGGTGAAGCCCAGGATCCCGATCCTCTTCATGTCGGGCTATGCAGAAGAGACGCTTCGTAACGAAATCGACATCGACAACATGCACTTCATTCCGAAGCCGTTCAGCGTACAGCAAATAAATGCCAAGGTATCTGAAGTGCTTGGAGAGCAGGTCAAGGTTGACGCCTGA
- a CDS encoding DUF4139 domain-containing protein: protein MRILPATLAFLAAFLAVPVAAQDERARVFASEASHYAVTVYRDPSRSVGAEMDQDNPRGYAMISETRTVTLPRGRSTILFEGVSEGMVAVSAIVSGLPGGTIEKNRNADLLSPAALVDRTLGNRVTITRFNPGTGKSESRDAIVRTRADGGIVLQTGDTFEAVRCSGLPEKLTFDGVPPELSARPIFNIDTYSETGGTYEIVLTYLSWGFDWEANYVAQLGNGRRDGTFPMGLTSWLTVLNDNGQSFPDAELMVVAGKIAIQSDFEELAKSPRARGLRLNCYPIGSTASGTPVRSYNAPPPPPPPPGMPQGFDDEVIVVTGSRMRRESFASISPLSVVSEESMAREENLADLKLYRVPRPVTVASKGMKQIAFLSREAIRTRWLYSAYCDPYDRFYPGDEKDDLEEAEIRLFTENKVDFGLGASLPMGKVNAFESTTLGPQLVAELELRDYPVGQEVELPLGQSAKVFSYCAHLGDTYPDDNGKRWTSIRMIVSNANDAPALVRVSFGNPASWEVRPQGQDAYVKNGDLVVDVEVPANSTYDKRWRVRRPKAYFTDE, encoded by the coding sequence ATGCGCATCCTCCCGGCCACTCTAGCCTTTCTCGCGGCGTTCCTTGCGGTGCCTGTGGCCGCGCAGGATGAGCGCGCCCGCGTGTTTGCCTCCGAGGCAAGTCACTATGCGGTGACCGTCTATCGCGACCCCAGCCGGTCCGTGGGCGCTGAGATGGACCAGGACAACCCGCGCGGATATGCGATGATCAGCGAAACGCGCACTGTCACGCTGCCGCGCGGTCGCTCGACCATCCTGTTCGAAGGCGTTTCGGAAGGCATGGTCGCGGTGAGCGCGATCGTCTCCGGCCTGCCGGGCGGGACGATCGAGAAGAACCGCAACGCCGACCTCCTCTCACCGGCCGCCCTCGTCGACCGGACGCTCGGCAACCGGGTCACCATTACGCGCTTCAATCCCGGTACGGGAAAATCGGAAAGCCGCGATGCGATCGTCAGGACCCGCGCCGACGGCGGGATCGTGCTGCAGACCGGCGACACCTTCGAGGCTGTGCGTTGCTCGGGCCTGCCCGAAAAACTCACCTTCGACGGCGTTCCGCCAGAGCTTTCGGCGCGTCCCATCTTCAACATCGACACCTATAGCGAGACCGGCGGAACCTACGAGATAGTGCTCACCTACCTCTCGTGGGGTTTCGACTGGGAAGCGAATTACGTCGCGCAACTGGGCAACGGGCGACGGGACGGGACATTCCCCATGGGGCTGACCAGCTGGCTCACCGTCCTCAACGACAACGGGCAGTCATTCCCCGATGCAGAGCTGATGGTGGTGGCCGGCAAGATCGCGATCCAGAGCGATTTCGAAGAACTGGCCAAAAGCCCTCGCGCGCGAGGGCTTAGGCTCAATTGCTATCCGATCGGCAGTACCGCGAGCGGCACTCCGGTCAGGAGCTACAACGCGCCGCCGCCTCCTCCACCCCCACCGGGCATGCCTCAGGGTTTCGACGATGAAGTGATCGTGGTCACCGGCTCGCGGATGCGGCGTGAATCCTTCGCCTCGATAAGTCCGCTCTCGGTCGTCTCTGAAGAATCGATGGCCCGCGAGGAGAATCTCGCCGATCTCAAGCTGTACCGCGTGCCGCGGCCGGTGACTGTGGCCTCGAAAGGCATGAAGCAGATCGCCTTCCTCTCGCGCGAGGCGATCCGGACCCGTTGGCTCTATTCCGCCTATTGCGATCCCTATGACCGGTTCTATCCCGGGGACGAAAAAGACGATCTGGAGGAAGCCGAAATTCGGCTCTTCACCGAGAACAAGGTCGACTTCGGGCTCGGTGCCTCGCTCCCGATGGGGAAGGTCAATGCGTTCGAGAGCACGACGCTCGGTCCGCAACTGGTCGCAGAGCTTGAACTGCGTGATTACCCGGTCGGGCAGGAGGTCGAGCTTCCACTCGGGCAGAGCGCGAAGGTCTTTTCCTACTGCGCCCATTTGGGCGACACATATCCGGACGATAACGGGAAGCGCTGGACCAGCATTCGCATGATAGTGTCGAACGCCAATGATGCGCCCGCACTTGTTCGTGTGAGCTTCGGCAACCCTGCCAGTTGGGAAGTCCGTCCGCAGGGGCAGGACGCTTACGTCAAGAACGGCGATCTCGTGGTAGACGTGGAAGTGCCGGCCAACAGCACTTATGACAAACGTTGGAGAGTCCGCCGCCCGAAGGCCTATTTCACAGACGAATAG
- a CDS encoding alpha/beta hydrolase family protein: MLKLGRFMPLFAAILFISAGTTAHAQVEEPPPLSAYGALPGVEMAAISPSGTNIAVLTTIGETRLVLFLGPDMRPIRKMEVGDSKVRSLDWIGDDRVLLQTSKTEDLWGFTVDKAELYSAHVVPVTFDGEVTTVFQRNRRLVDAVFGSHGIRFVDGRWQAYFGALELRRDQRNGYAFKHSRPYLYRFTVDTEDVTRIDTASAEDHYRDWLVGTKGGVAAVFDLSRRDGNWKISNSQGTTIAEGTHAAGRVGLVGLGYDGASVIYYLRDDDGVSQWYEVPLAGGASTPFLPDADIDRLYFDAPTGRLTGYLDGEKGPVFAEPAHQKAVSRIRKAFAKYDMRMIDWTPNFEKVLVRTSGNKDSGSWYVVDLGTMRADGFAYERTRILPDMVGQISTFSYTAADGLDLDGILTLPPGREAKNLPLVMLPHGGPHAHDKEEFDWWAQAFASRGYAVFQPNFRGSTNREQAFKLAGYGEWGRKMQTDLSDGLAALADKGIVDPDRACIVGASYGGYAALAGVTLQQGLYQCAVAVAPVSDIGDMYNEDYRASGRQRITKAALLEQLGPKDRWDAVSPRRLAAQADAPIMLIHGEDDTVVPYDHSYKMADKLKDAGKPYELVTLEGEDHWLSLSSTRQQMLEAAVGFVEKHNPAD, from the coding sequence ATGCTGAAGCTGGGTCGCTTCATGCCGCTATTCGCGGCTATTCTATTTATTTCGGCAGGGACGACTGCGCATGCGCAAGTCGAAGAACCGCCGCCGCTTTCGGCCTATGGCGCGCTGCCAGGTGTCGAAATGGCTGCAATTTCGCCCAGCGGCACCAATATCGCGGTTCTCACTACGATCGGCGAGACGCGACTGGTGCTCTTTCTCGGCCCCGACATGCGGCCGATCCGCAAGATGGAAGTAGGCGATTCCAAGGTCCGCAGTCTCGACTGGATCGGCGATGACCGGGTCCTTCTGCAAACCAGCAAGACCGAAGATCTCTGGGGTTTCACTGTCGATAAGGCAGAGCTTTACAGCGCCCATGTTGTGCCCGTCACCTTTGACGGAGAAGTCACGACCGTGTTCCAGCGCAATCGTCGCCTGGTCGACGCCGTGTTTGGTTCGCACGGCATCCGCTTTGTCGATGGCCGCTGGCAGGCCTATTTCGGCGCGCTGGAACTGCGCCGCGACCAGCGCAACGGTTACGCATTCAAGCACAGCCGCCCGTATCTCTACAGGTTCACCGTAGACACTGAAGATGTGACACGGATCGACACGGCTTCGGCTGAAGACCACTATCGGGACTGGCTGGTCGGGACCAAAGGCGGCGTCGCCGCGGTGTTCGATCTCAGTCGACGCGACGGCAACTGGAAGATTTCGAATTCCCAAGGGACGACCATTGCCGAGGGCACCCATGCCGCAGGCCGCGTCGGATTGGTCGGCCTCGGCTATGATGGCGCATCGGTCATCTACTACCTGCGCGACGATGACGGCGTGTCGCAGTGGTACGAAGTGCCCCTGGCGGGCGGAGCGTCCACCCCGTTCCTGCCGGATGCCGACATCGACCGCCTCTATTTCGACGCCCCGACCGGAAGGCTGACCGGCTATCTCGACGGCGAAAAGGGGCCGGTTTTCGCAGAGCCCGCACACCAGAAGGCCGTAAGCCGCATTCGCAAGGCATTCGCCAAGTACGACATGCGCATGATCGACTGGACCCCGAACTTCGAAAAGGTGCTCGTGCGGACCAGCGGCAATAAAGACAGCGGGTCATGGTATGTGGTCGATCTTGGCACGATGCGCGCTGACGGTTTCGCTTATGAGCGCACGCGGATCCTGCCCGACATGGTGGGCCAGATCTCGACCTTCTCCTACACTGCTGCAGATGGCCTCGATCTCGACGGCATCCTGACACTTCCGCCGGGCCGTGAAGCGAAGAACCTGCCGCTTGTCATGCTGCCGCACGGTGGACCTCATGCGCATGACAAGGAAGAGTTCGACTGGTGGGCGCAGGCTTTTGCATCGCGGGGCTATGCCGTGTTCCAGCCCAATTTCCGTGGCTCGACCAATCGCGAACAGGCCTTCAAGCTGGCAGGTTACGGAGAGTGGGGTCGCAAGATGCAGACCGACCTTTCGGACGGTCTTGCCGCGCTGGCGGATAAAGGCATCGTCGATCCCGATCGCGCCTGTATCGTCGGGGCAAGCTATGGCGGCTATGCAGCGCTAGCCGGGGTGACCTTGCAGCAGGGCCTCTACCAATGCGCCGTCGCGGTGGCCCCGGTCAGCGACATCGGGGACATGTACAACGAGGATTATCGCGCTTCCGGCCGGCAGAGGATCACAAAGGCAGCCCTGCTCGAACAGCTCGGCCCGAAAGACCGGTGGGATGCAGTCTCGCCGCGCCGTCTTGCCGCTCAGGCTGATGCCCCGATCATGCTGATCCACGGCGAGGACGATACGGTCGTGCCCTACGACCACTCGTACAAGATGGCCGACAAGCTCAAGGACGCCGGAAAGCCCTACGAACTCGTCACACTCGAGGGCGAGGACCATTGGCTCTCGCTGTCCTCCACGCGCCAGCAGATGCTCGAAGCTGCAGTCGGCTTCGTCGAAAAGCACAATCCCGCCGACTGA
- the smpB gene encoding SsrA-binding protein SmpB, with protein MARPKPATFDKQKTVADNRRVRFDYHIEETFEAGLALQGTEVKALRAGEASIKESYAEVRDGQVWLINANIPEYSHGNRLNHEPRRPRKLLLHEREIDKLFGAVERKGMTLVPLSVYFNSTGRAKVELALAKGKQAHDKRQTIKERDWKRDKARLMREKG; from the coding sequence ATGGCACGTCCCAAACCCGCCACATTCGACAAGCAGAAGACCGTCGCCGACAACCGGCGCGTGCGGTTCGATTATCATATCGAGGAAACCTTCGAGGCGGGTCTTGCGCTGCAAGGCACCGAGGTAAAGGCGCTGCGGGCAGGCGAGGCGAGCATCAAGGAAAGCTATGCCGAAGTGCGCGACGGGCAGGTCTGGCTGATCAATGCGAACATTCCCGAATATTCGCACGGCAACCGCCTGAACCACGAACCGCGCCGCCCGCGCAAGCTGCTGCTCCACGAGCGCGAGATCGACAAGCTGTTCGGGGCTGTCGAGCGCAAGGGCATGACGCTTGTCCCGCTGTCAGTCTATTTCAACTCGACCGGCAGGGCCAAGGTCGAGCTTGCACTGGCCAAGGGCAAGCAGGCTCACGACAAGCGCCAGACGATCAAGGAACGCGACTGGAAACGCGACAAGGCCCGCTTGATGCGCGAAAAAGGCTGA